A window of Brachybacterium fresconis contains these coding sequences:
- a CDS encoding phosphoketolase family protein — protein sequence MTTTATWPNSPAHAPTEEELDRLHAWWRAANYLSVGQIYLMDNPLLRKPLQREQVKPRLLGHWGTTPGLTFLYAHANRAIRQRGLNALYITGPGHGGPGLVAASYLEGTYSEVYPAVGQDEEGLNRLFTQFSFPGGIPSHVAPETPGSIHEGGELGYSLSHAYGAMFDSPDQIAFTVVGDGEAETGPLATSWHSNKFANPQQDGVVLPILHLNGYKIANPTVLARIGDEELDALLRGYGHTPLFFTGGFDDEDPIAAHERFAAVLDEALDQIAQIKQQAQEDAAAGRESERPAWPMIVFRTPKGWTGPKTVDGNVTEGSWRSHQVPLGGARDSDEHLAELDAWLRSYRPEELFDEDGRLLESIAETAPQAELRMSANPSTNGGSVLEPLRLPDFREHAVAVPHPGGATAEATRVLGTWLRDVIRDNPHNFRIFGPDETASNRLQAVYEQTDKQWNAEIEPHDRQEHLARAGRVMEVLSEHQCQGWLEGYLLTGRHGVFSSYEAFIHIVDSMVNQHAKWLKVTNELEWRRPLASLNYLLSSHVWRQDHNGFSHQDPGFIDHMVNKKAEIVRVYLPPDANTLLSTYDHCLRSRQYVNVVVAGKQPGPTWLSMDEAIVHCTRGLGIWEWAGTEVDGEEPEVVLACAGDVPTVETLAAAKILRTRIPALRVRVVNVVDLMRLQDDSEHPHGLAQRDFVGLFGQDIPVVFAYHGYPWLIHRLAYRHDRSSRIHVRGYKEEGTTTTPFDMLMRNDTDRFHLVMDVLDRVEGLATRYAGLRQQMEDERFRARAFAYEHGEDLPEIAGWQWDEGAGAQDETVGATGGDNE from the coding sequence ATGACCACCACCGCGACCTGGCCGAACTCCCCCGCCCACGCCCCGACCGAGGAGGAGCTCGACCGGCTCCACGCCTGGTGGCGCGCCGCCAACTACCTCTCGGTCGGGCAGATCTACCTGATGGACAATCCGCTGCTGCGCAAGCCCCTGCAGCGCGAGCAGGTCAAGCCGCGCCTGCTCGGCCATTGGGGAACCACCCCGGGCCTGACCTTCCTGTACGCGCACGCGAACCGGGCGATCCGGCAGCGCGGCCTGAACGCCCTGTACATCACCGGCCCCGGCCACGGCGGACCGGGTCTGGTCGCCGCGAGCTATCTCGAGGGCACCTACTCCGAGGTGTACCCCGCCGTGGGGCAGGACGAGGAGGGCCTGAACCGCCTGTTCACGCAGTTCTCGTTCCCCGGCGGGATCCCCTCGCACGTCGCCCCCGAGACGCCCGGATCGATCCACGAGGGCGGCGAGCTCGGCTACTCCCTCTCCCATGCCTACGGGGCGATGTTCGACAGCCCCGACCAGATCGCCTTCACGGTGGTCGGCGACGGCGAGGCGGAGACCGGCCCGCTGGCGACCTCCTGGCACTCCAACAAGTTCGCCAACCCCCAGCAGGACGGCGTGGTGCTGCCGATCCTGCATCTGAACGGGTACAAGATCGCGAACCCCACGGTGCTGGCGCGGATCGGCGACGAGGAGCTCGACGCCCTGCTGCGCGGCTACGGCCATACCCCGCTGTTCTTCACCGGCGGCTTCGACGACGAGGACCCGATCGCCGCGCACGAGCGCTTCGCCGCCGTGCTGGATGAGGCCCTCGACCAGATCGCTCAGATCAAGCAGCAGGCGCAGGAGGACGCCGCGGCCGGCCGGGAGAGCGAACGCCCCGCCTGGCCGATGATCGTCTTCCGCACCCCGAAGGGCTGGACCGGGCCGAAGACCGTCGACGGCAACGTCACCGAGGGCTCCTGGCGCTCGCACCAGGTCCCGCTGGGCGGCGCCCGTGACAGCGACGAGCACCTCGCCGAGCTGGATGCCTGGTTGCGCTCGTACCGCCCCGAGGAGCTGTTCGACGAGGACGGGCGACTGCTCGAGTCCATCGCGGAGACCGCTCCGCAGGCGGAGCTGCGGATGTCGGCGAACCCCTCGACCAACGGCGGCTCCGTGCTGGAACCGCTGCGGCTGCCGGACTTCCGAGAGCATGCGGTGGCCGTCCCCCACCCCGGCGGCGCCACCGCCGAGGCCACCCGGGTGCTGGGGACCTGGCTGCGCGACGTGATCCGCGATAACCCGCACAACTTCCGGATCTTCGGGCCCGACGAGACCGCCTCGAACCGCCTGCAGGCCGTCTACGAGCAGACGGACAAGCAGTGGAACGCCGAGATCGAGCCCCATGATCGCCAGGAGCACCTCGCCCGGGCCGGCCGGGTGATGGAGGTGCTCTCCGAGCACCAGTGCCAGGGCTGGCTCGAGGGGTACCTGCTGACGGGCAGGCACGGGGTGTTCTCCTCCTACGAGGCGTTCATCCACATCGTCGACTCCATGGTCAACCAGCACGCGAAATGGTTGAAGGTGACGAACGAGCTGGAGTGGCGTCGGCCCCTGGCGTCGCTGAACTACCTGCTGAGCTCGCACGTGTGGCGTCAGGACCACAACGGGTTCTCCCATCAGGACCCCGGCTTCATCGATCACATGGTCAACAAGAAGGCCGAGATCGTGCGGGTGTACCTGCCGCCGGACGCGAACACGCTGCTGTCGACCTACGACCACTGCCTGCGCTCGCGCCAGTACGTGAACGTGGTCGTCGCCGGCAAGCAGCCGGGCCCCACCTGGCTGTCGATGGACGAGGCGATCGTCCACTGCACCCGGGGGCTGGGCATCTGGGAGTGGGCCGGAACGGAGGTCGACGGCGAGGAGCCGGAGGTGGTGCTGGCCTGCGCCGGCGACGTCCCCACCGTCGAGACGCTCGCCGCCGCGAAGATCCTGCGCACCAGGATCCCCGCGCTCCGGGTCCGGGTGGTCAACGTGGTGGATCTGATGCGGCTGCAGGACGATTCCGAGCATCCCCACGGGCTCGCGCAGCGGGACTTCGTGGGACTGTTCGGCCAGGACATCCCGGTGGTGTTCGCCTACCACGGCTATCCCTGGCTGATCCATCGCCTCGCCTACCGCCATGACCGCAGCTCGCGGATCCACGTGCGCGGCTACAAGGAGGAGGGGACCACGACCACGCCCTTCGACATGCTGATGCGCAACGACACCGACCGCTTCCATCTGGTGATGGACGTGCTGGACCGGGTCGAAGGGCTCGCGACCCGATATGCGGGGCTGCGTCAGCAGATGGAGGACGAGCGGTTCCGGGCCCGGGCCTTCGCGTACGAGCACGGGGAGGACCTGCCGGAGATCGCGGGGTGGCAGTGGGACGAGGGCGCCGGTGCCCAGGACGAGACGGTCGGGGCCACCGGCGGCGACAACGAGTGA
- a CDS encoding DUF2945 domain-containing protein, with the protein MTEFSVGDHVQWNSEAGVVSGVITAAHTKDVPFKGRTRHCSPDDPQYEIASDKTDHVAMHKGSALRRVD; encoded by the coding sequence ATGACGGAATTCTCGGTGGGCGACCACGTGCAATGGAACTCTGAGGCCGGCGTCGTCAGCGGCGTCATCACGGCCGCGCACACGAAGGACGTGCCGTTCAAGGGGCGCACCCGGCACTGCAGCCCGGACGATCCGCAGTACGAGATCGCCAGCGACAAGACCGACCATGTGGCGATGCACAAGGGCAGCGCCCTGCGCCGGGTCGACTGA
- a CDS encoding acylphosphatase, which yields MGRHPDPSDPASSAGSADDVVRRIVRVRGQVQGVGFRMSAASQAKHLGVSGTVRNLWDASVEADVEGPAESVEQMISWLREGPPSAQVSGIDVRSESPRGAEAFRITG from the coding sequence ATGGGACGACATCCAGACCCCTCTGACCCCGCCTCGTCGGCCGGGTCCGCCGATGACGTCGTGCGGCGGATCGTCCGCGTCCGCGGGCAGGTGCAGGGCGTCGGATTCCGGATGTCGGCGGCCTCGCAGGCCAAGCACCTGGGCGTGAGCGGGACCGTGCGCAATCTGTGGGACGCCTCGGTGGAGGCCGACGTCGAAGGCCCCGCTGAGTCGGTCGAACAGATGATCAGCTGGCTGCGCGAGGGACCACCCAGCGCGCAGGTCAGCGGGATCGACGTGCGGTCCGAGAGCCCCCGCGGGGCCGAGGCCTTCCGCATCACCGGTTGA
- a CDS encoding MFS transporter, translating into MDGARRWAAVTALAVGIFVLVTIEELPIGVLSVMAPDLGVSEGVAGLAVTVPGFLAGVVALLTPVIVRGMDRRLVPVIAMASVVVSCALSVVAPTFAVLLIARLFAGISIGLYWAVMAIVALGQVPREQAARALTLAFGGAGAALVLGVPVGAWIGTHLGWRSAFAVVGAAAAVVTVLLLVLVRPVRTESRVTPQMMLAAARHRGVRYALAFAVLVVLAQFITYAYISPILLERGEVPLTRVGGMLLAYGIAGLIGNFAVAPLLRRSAPLGVLVVSTGIGAGLLAVLVLMRGPVSALLVMLVWGLFVGAVSVTVQAFVNTQAGEVIEEGTALNSAVFNAAIAGGALVGGVLLEGAGQTAVILTSTVMVTAGVLVAAHYLRTSSGDRATV; encoded by the coding sequence GTGGACGGCGCACGGCGATGGGCTGCGGTGACGGCGCTGGCGGTGGGGATCTTCGTGCTCGTCACGATCGAGGAGCTGCCGATCGGCGTGCTCAGCGTGATGGCACCGGATCTCGGCGTCAGCGAGGGCGTGGCCGGCCTCGCCGTGACGGTCCCCGGATTCCTGGCCGGGGTCGTCGCCCTGCTCACCCCGGTGATCGTGCGCGGGATGGACCGTCGTCTGGTGCCGGTGATCGCCATGGCCTCCGTGGTCGTCTCCTGCGCGCTCAGCGTGGTCGCGCCGACCTTCGCGGTGCTGCTGATCGCCCGACTGTTCGCGGGGATCTCGATCGGCCTGTACTGGGCGGTGATGGCCATCGTCGCCCTCGGCCAGGTGCCGCGCGAGCAGGCCGCCCGTGCCCTGACCCTCGCCTTCGGCGGGGCAGGTGCCGCCCTGGTCCTGGGTGTCCCCGTCGGAGCCTGGATCGGGACCCATCTGGGGTGGCGCTCCGCCTTCGCCGTCGTCGGCGCCGCCGCGGCCGTGGTGACCGTGCTGCTGCTCGTGCTCGTCCGGCCCGTCCGCACCGAATCCCGGGTGACCCCGCAGATGATGCTGGCCGCCGCCCGGCACCGCGGCGTGCGCTACGCGCTGGCCTTCGCCGTGCTGGTGGTCCTCGCGCAGTTCATCACCTACGCCTACATCAGCCCGATCCTGCTGGAGCGGGGCGAGGTGCCCCTCACCCGTGTGGGCGGGATGCTGCTCGCCTACGGGATCGCCGGGCTGATCGGCAACTTCGCGGTGGCCCCGCTGCTGCGGCGCAGCGCCCCGCTCGGCGTGCTCGTGGTCTCCACGGGCATCGGCGCCGGGCTGCTCGCGGTGCTGGTGCTGATGCGCGGTCCGGTCTCGGCGCTGCTGGTCATGCTGGTGTGGGGACTGTTCGTCGGGGCGGTCTCGGTGACCGTCCAGGCCTTCGTGAACACGCAGGCCGGCGAGGTCATCGAGGAGGGCACAGCGCTGAACAGCGCCGTGTTCAACGCCGCGATCGCCGGCGGAGCCCTCGTCGGCGGGGTGCTGCTGGAGGGCGCCGGCCAGACCGCGGTGATCCTGACGTCCACGGTGATGGTGACCGCGGGGGTGCTCGTCGCGGCGCACTACCTGCGCACCAGCTCAGGAGATCGCGCGACGGTGTGA
- a CDS encoding NAD(P)H-binding protein: protein MDIALIGGHGKIALLAEPLLAQAGHTVHAVIRNPDQTAEVEATGAKAVVADIESLDAAGWDELLRGKDAVVWSAGAGGGNPQRTWAVDHDAAVASMDAAARVGADRYVMVSYFGASLDHGVPESEPFHAYAEAKARADAHLQDSQLDWTVLGPSGLTLEEPSGRIDLAATEGSTVSRGNVARVIAGVLERPATAGKFLTFNDGEQEVGAALDAAR from the coding sequence ATGGATATTGCACTCATCGGAGGACATGGCAAGATCGCGCTGCTCGCGGAGCCGCTGCTGGCACAGGCGGGGCACACCGTCCACGCGGTGATCCGCAACCCGGATCAGACGGCGGAGGTCGAGGCCACCGGCGCGAAGGCCGTCGTGGCGGACATCGAATCGCTGGACGCCGCCGGCTGGGACGAGCTGCTGCGCGGCAAGGACGCGGTGGTGTGGTCCGCCGGCGCCGGCGGCGGGAACCCGCAGCGCACCTGGGCCGTCGACCACGACGCGGCGGTCGCGTCGATGGACGCCGCCGCCCGGGTCGGCGCGGACCGCTACGTGATGGTCAGCTACTTCGGAGCGTCCCTCGACCACGGGGTGCCGGAGAGCGAGCCGTTCCACGCCTATGCCGAGGCGAAGGCGCGGGCCGACGCCCATCTGCAGGACTCGCAGCTGGACTGGACCGTCCTCGGGCCCTCCGGCCTCACCCTCGAAGAGCCCAGCGGACGCATCGACCTGGCCGCGACCGAGGGCAGCACGGTCTCGCGCGGGAACGTCGCCCGCGTGATCGCCGGCGTGCTCGAGCGTCCGGCGACCGCAGGGAAGTTCCTCACCTTTAACGACGGCGAGCAGGAGGTCGGCGCGGCCCTCGACGCCGCGCGCTGA
- a CDS encoding DUF808 domain-containing protein — MAGGLAALLDDVAALARLAAAGADDVAAASAKAGSKAMGVVIDDAAVTPQYVQGIKPKRELPIIWRITKGSLRNKLIFILPVLLLLSVFAPWLLTPILMLGGLYLSFEGAEKIWELVRGKPKKAPATSKGAAAEDKIVASAVRTDLILSAEIMVISMNSIDAESLWARAAVLIVVALGITALVYGAVGILVKMDDVGLAMTEDEDSEVKQRFGAGLVAAMPKVMDVISYVGMIAMLWVGGHILLVGTDELGLAQPYGLVHHLEVAAGGVAGIGAVLAWLVNTAFSFVFGLIIGAVVAVIVHFLPFGHHGEADANPEAEADANPEADEDASPEADAPRGDAEPTDDDDAGTTGSPSRERR; from the coding sequence ATGGCCGGTGGCCTCGCCGCCCTGCTCGATGACGTCGCCGCACTCGCGCGCCTGGCCGCCGCCGGCGCCGACGACGTGGCCGCCGCCTCCGCGAAGGCGGGTTCGAAGGCGATGGGCGTGGTCATTGACGACGCTGCCGTCACGCCGCAGTACGTCCAGGGCATCAAGCCCAAGCGTGAGCTGCCGATCATCTGGCGCATCACCAAGGGGTCGCTGCGCAACAAGCTGATCTTCATCCTGCCGGTCCTGCTTCTGCTCAGCGTCTTCGCCCCGTGGCTGCTCACGCCGATCCTCATGCTCGGCGGCCTCTATCTCAGCTTCGAGGGCGCCGAGAAGATCTGGGAGCTGGTGCGCGGAAAGCCCAAGAAGGCGCCGGCCACGTCGAAGGGGGCGGCGGCCGAGGACAAGATCGTCGCCAGCGCCGTGCGCACCGATCTCATCCTCTCCGCCGAGATCATGGTCATCTCCATGAACTCCATCGACGCCGAGTCCCTGTGGGCTCGGGCCGCCGTGCTGATCGTGGTCGCGCTCGGCATCACCGCCCTCGTCTACGGCGCGGTCGGGATCCTGGTGAAGATGGACGACGTCGGCCTGGCCATGACCGAGGACGAGGACTCCGAGGTCAAGCAGCGCTTCGGCGCGGGCCTGGTCGCGGCGATGCCGAAGGTCATGGACGTCATCAGCTACGTCGGCATGATCGCTATGCTCTGGGTGGGCGGCCACATCCTGCTGGTGGGCACCGATGAGCTCGGGCTCGCCCAGCCCTACGGTCTCGTGCACCACCTCGAGGTCGCCGCCGGGGGCGTCGCCGGCATCGGTGCCGTCCTCGCCTGGCTCGTGAACACCGCCTTCTCCTTCGTGTTCGGCCTGATCATCGGCGCCGTCGTCGCCGTCATCGTGCACTTCCTGCCCTTCGGCCACCACGGGGAGGCGGACGCGAATCCGGAGGCGGAGGCGGACGCGAATCCGGAGGCGGACGAGGACGCGAGTCCGGAGGCGGATGCGCCACGGGGCGACGCCGAGCCGACCGACGACGACGACGCGGGCACGACGGGCTCACCATCACGCGAGCGCCGGTGA
- a CDS encoding VOC family protein yields the protein MITSVASAILYVSDQAAALEFYRDVLGFDVVMDAEMDEASRWLEVKPSGAQTSIVLASAEGFGRRPGDGAFLTFAADDVAATVEQLRARGARTSDVIREPWGTYATVDAPDGHKLQFNERPQN from the coding sequence ATGATCACATCAGTCGCCTCTGCCATCCTCTACGTCAGCGATCAGGCTGCCGCTCTGGAGTTCTACCGAGACGTCCTCGGATTCGACGTCGTCATGGACGCCGAGATGGATGAGGCGTCGCGTTGGCTGGAGGTCAAGCCCTCGGGCGCTCAGACCTCGATCGTGCTGGCGTCCGCAGAAGGCTTCGGCAGACGACCCGGCGACGGCGCGTTCCTGACGTTCGCCGCGGACGATGTCGCGGCGACCGTCGAACAGCTCAGGGCGCGAGGTGCCCGGACGTCCGATGTGATCCGGGAGCCCTGGGGAACCTACGCAACAGTGGATGCGCCGGACGGGCACAAGCTCCAGTTCAACGAGCGCCCCCAGAACTGA
- a CDS encoding phosphoribosyltransferase, with amino-acid sequence MSQAFHADSSELTTKEVLDWELFGTASRELAQTIADSAFDPEIVIAVARGGLLPAGSLSYALGLKLADAINVEFYTDVHETLPDPVLLAPMLDAESIQGKRLLVVDDVADSGRTLALVLDLLREMGADARSAVLYAKSASVVSPDFVWRRTDEWIVFPWSAEPPVTPSAGTI; translated from the coding sequence ATGTCCCAGGCCTTCCATGCCGACTCGTCCGAGCTCACGACCAAGGAGGTCCTGGACTGGGAGCTCTTCGGCACCGCCTCCCGCGAGCTCGCGCAGACCATCGCCGACTCCGCCTTCGATCCGGAGATCGTCATCGCGGTGGCGCGGGGCGGCCTGCTGCCGGCCGGTTCGCTGTCCTATGCGCTGGGCCTGAAGCTCGCGGACGCCATCAACGTCGAGTTCTACACCGACGTGCACGAGACCCTGCCGGACCCGGTGCTGCTGGCCCCGATGCTCGATGCCGAGTCGATCCAGGGCAAGCGCCTGCTGGTCGTCGACGACGTCGCGGACTCCGGGCGGACCCTCGCCCTGGTCCTGGACCTGCTGCGCGAGATGGGGGCCGACGCCCGCAGCGCGGTGCTGTACGCGAAGTCCGCCTCCGTCGTCTCCCCGGACTTCGTGTGGCGTCGCACCGATGAGTGGATCGTCTTCCCCTGGTCCGCCGAACCGCCGGTCACCCCGTCGGCCGGGACCATCTGA
- a CDS encoding DeoR/GlpR family DNA-binding transcription regulator, whose amino-acid sequence MYARERQRQVLDVLSSSGRVTVTALAEHFAVTTETVRRDLDQLAAQELLVRVHGGAVPRSTAELEPDLESRRTTHVEAKRRIALAAARLLPADPRAAVLLDAGSTTAELLPHLALRRGPVITNAPAIAQGALVHTDLEVHLLPGRVRPTTQAAVGSSTVDAVRALHPEVAFLGCNGLDEEGFTTPDPDEAAVKGAMVRSAGRRVVLADSSKAGTRHLVTFARSTEIDVVVTDTALPEAIRSSLIEAGIEVIQA is encoded by the coding sequence ATGTACGCCCGCGAACGACAGCGCCAGGTCCTCGATGTCCTCAGCAGCTCCGGACGCGTCACCGTCACGGCGCTGGCCGAGCATTTCGCGGTGACCACCGAGACGGTGCGCCGCGACCTCGACCAGCTCGCCGCCCAGGAGCTCCTGGTCCGTGTGCACGGCGGTGCCGTCCCCCGCAGCACCGCTGAGCTCGAGCCCGACCTGGAGTCCCGGCGCACGACCCACGTCGAGGCCAAGCGCCGGATCGCTCTCGCCGCCGCGCGCCTGCTGCCCGCCGATCCTCGAGCCGCCGTCCTGCTGGATGCGGGCAGCACCACGGCCGAGCTGCTCCCGCACCTCGCGCTCCGTCGCGGACCGGTGATCACCAATGCGCCCGCGATCGCCCAGGGTGCCCTCGTCCACACCGATCTCGAGGTGCACCTGCTGCCCGGCCGCGTCCGCCCCACCACCCAGGCGGCGGTGGGCTCCTCCACGGTCGACGCGGTGCGCGCGCTCCATCCCGAGGTCGCGTTCCTCGGCTGCAACGGCCTGGACGAGGAGGGCTTCACCACGCCCGATCCGGACGAGGCCGCCGTGAAGGGGGCCATGGTCCGCTCGGCCGGGCGGCGAGTGGTCCTCGCGGACTCCTCCAAGGCCGGGACGCGCCACCTGGTCACCTTCGCCCGCAGCACCGAGATCGACGTCGTCGTCACCGACACCGCCCTGCCCGAGGCGATCCGCTCGTCCCTGATCGAGGCCGGGATCGAGGTGATCCAGGCATGA
- a CDS encoding 1-phosphofructokinase family hexose kinase, whose product MIITLTANPSLDRTVDLGGPLTPGGVHRIASETIQPGGKGVNVALGMQRAGLDVTAILPAAASDPLLGLLEAESLTHRASRVAGRTRTNLTVLSTPQLTTKLNEPGTTLTPTEIADLEHLLLSAVGPGDLVMLSGSLAPGVPVDEYVRLIDRLRDRGARVGVDTSDAPLDALAAALPTTSPDFLKPNAEELGQIVGVRGDQLEEQAAAGRLDGVRDAALMLHHRGVGAVLVTLGGSGGLLVTQGAAWYCPSPVVPVVSTVGAGDSATAGYLIARVRGEEPGRCLARALAYGTAAVGLPGTTIPRPEQVRLETDRVVRL is encoded by the coding sequence ATGATCATCACCTTGACGGCGAATCCCTCGCTGGACCGCACCGTCGACCTCGGCGGTCCCCTCACCCCGGGCGGCGTGCACCGGATCGCGAGCGAGACCATCCAGCCGGGCGGCAAGGGTGTCAACGTCGCCCTCGGCATGCAGCGCGCCGGGCTCGACGTCACCGCGATCCTGCCGGCGGCAGCGAGCGATCCGCTGCTCGGCCTGCTGGAGGCGGAAAGCCTGACGCATCGCGCCAGCCGAGTGGCGGGGAGGACCCGGACGAACCTGACCGTGCTGTCCACGCCGCAGCTGACCACCAAGCTCAACGAACCGGGCACCACGCTGACCCCCACCGAGATCGCAGACCTCGAGCACCTGCTGCTGTCGGCCGTCGGGCCGGGTGATCTCGTCATGCTCTCGGGATCGCTCGCCCCCGGCGTCCCCGTGGACGAATACGTCCGTCTGATCGACCGGCTCCGGGATCGAGGCGCCCGGGTGGGCGTGGACACCTCCGATGCCCCGCTCGATGCACTCGCCGCCGCCCTGCCGACCACCTCCCCGGACTTCCTCAAGCCCAACGCCGAAGAGCTCGGACAGATCGTCGGCGTCCGCGGCGATCAGCTCGAGGAGCAGGCCGCGGCCGGGCGCCTCGACGGCGTCCGCGACGCCGCACTCATGCTGCATCACCGCGGCGTCGGTGCCGTGCTGGTGACCCTCGGCGGATCGGGCGGGCTGCTCGTGACCCAGGGCGCGGCCTGGTACTGCCCCTCCCCCGTCGTGCCCGTCGTCTCCACCGTCGGTGCCGGGGACTCCGCGACCGCCGGCTATCTCATCGCCCGCGTCCGCGGCGAGGAGCCCGGACGCTGTCTGGCCCGTGCGCTGGCCTACGGGACGGCGGCCGTCGGACTGCCCGGCACCACCATCCCCCGCCCGGAGCAGGTCCGCCTCGAGACGGACCGCGTCGTCCGGCTCTGA